A stretch of the Ornithodoros turicata isolate Travis chromosome 4, ASM3712646v1, whole genome shotgun sequence genome encodes the following:
- the LOC135391125 gene encoding trafficking protein particle complex subunit 5-like, whose amino-acid sequence MSGVRNKVSILDRPITKIKTDIHISLFGLLFSEIVQYCQNRVYTIPELQTRLSELGFHVGQRVLDLIYVREKNYKRETKLLHVLLFIKSSVWKTLFGKEADKLEQANDDDKTYYLIEKEPLVSKFISVPKDRGNLNCASFVAGIIEAVLLGCNFPAKVTAHWYKGTTFMIKFEDSVIARDKSLETR is encoded by the exons ATGTCTGGCGTGAGAAATAAAGTAAGCATCCTCGACCGACCAATAACAAAGATAAAGACTGAC ATTCACATAAGTTTATTTGGATTGCTATTCTCGGAGATCGTACAATATTGTCAAAACCGTGTATACACCATTCCTGAACTACAGACAAG gctgTCTGAGTTGGGGTTTCACGTAGGTCAGAGAGTACTCGACCTCATATACGTACGAGAGAAAAACTACAAGCGTGAGACAAAGCTACTGCACGTTCTGCTCTTCATCAAATCTTCAGTCTGGAAG ACTTTATTCGGCAAAGAAGCTGACAAGTTGGAACAAGCTAACGACGACGACAAGACCT ATTACTTGATTGAAAAGGAGCCGCTTGTCAGCAAGTTCATCTCTGTACCTAAGGACCGAG GAAACCTCAACTGTGCCTCTTTTGTGGCAGGCATCATCGAAGCTGTCCTCTTAGGATGCAACTTT CCAGCAAAAGTTACAGCACACTGGTACAAAGGTACAACATTCATGATCAAGTTCGAAGACTCCGTGATCGCCAGGGACAAGTCACTGGAAACACGATAA
- the LOC135390993 gene encoding LOW QUALITY PROTEIN: integrator complex subunit 15-like (The sequence of the model RefSeq protein was modified relative to this genomic sequence to represent the inferred CDS: inserted 3 bases in 2 codons; deleted 6 bases in 5 codons; substituted 2 bases at 2 genomic stop codons) — MTDVRASLRKIEFRQLFRGATPKQKLLTNEARSPTYAHVAKEISDEFIFNDCDRRGEXPSSAKAFRVRELQIIEVIASTLQSTKPDMCQKIFSFCFPTADPTVMESRITIISRLVSLAIALKSQNTLNCAGFWMHVCGCQSELSLTVVQHVVGDYFNLIPTSADRMKELAEFRPLFCASMATSLTHMTXANPAVEVIELLATWVRAQPFLCFTPMEAIPPQLYTLCLQTFLPGLMTWCVLAPVTASHSTSFIRYLHYALLEMLNQASQVTPRAPMVLTFLPTLYVLQVADKXKRIANPNAKSTELALNRLGQILQAAFTSXCIHGNMDAMFQMLKQLPPNRLLRIILSRWGNEEVLTSAFLSVN; from the exons ATGACAGACGTAAGAGCATCACTACGAAAAATTGAGTTCCGGCAGTTGTTTAGAGGCGCTACGCCAAAGCAAAAGCTGCTGACGAACGAAGCACGGAGCCCTACGTACGCTCATGTCGCTAAAGAAATTTCCGACGAATTTATCTTCAACGACTGTGACCGTCGGGGGGA ACCCTCGTCGGCGAAAGCTTTCAGAGTTCGTGAACTTCAAATCATCGAGGTCATCGCAAGTACCCTGCAGTCCACCAAACCCGATATGTGC CAGAAGATATTTTCATTCTGTTTCCCTACGGCAGATCCGACGGTGATGGAGAGTAGGATCACAATTATTTCTCGCCTCGTCTCGCTAGCGATCGCACTGAAAAGCCAAAACACGCTCAACTGTGCCGGCTTTTGGATGCACGTTTGCGGCTGTCAGTCAGAACTTTCCTTAACCGTAGTGCAACATGTAGTTGGAGATTACTTCAACCTTATCCCAACGTCTGCGGACAGAATGAAGGAACTGGCTGAATTTCGCCCG CTTTTTTGCGCCAGTATGGCTACATCCCTTACACACATGA AGGCTAACCCCGCTGTCGAGGTTATCGAGCTACTGGCAACTTGGGTTCGGGCCCAGCCATTTCTTTGCTTCACACCTATGGAAGCAATACCACCCCAGCTGTACACACTA TGCTTACAAACCTTCCTACCAGGTTTGATGACTTGGTGCGTGCTGGCACCCGTGACAGCTTCTCACTCTA CGAGCTTTATTCGTTATCTGCACTATGCTTTGCTCGAAATGCTGAATCAG GCATCGCAAGTAACACCTCGGGCGCCGATGGTGCTGACCTTCTTACCGACGCTGTACGTTCTCCAAGTCGCAGACAAGTAGAAGAGGATAGCAAACCCAAACGCAAAGTCGACGGAACTGGCTTTGAACAGGCTCGGACAGATACTACAGGCTGCT TTTACGTCCTAATGCATCCATGGGAACATGGATGCTATGTTTCAAATGTTGAAGCAGCTGCCTCCAAACCGGCTCCTCCGCATTATCCTTTCAAGGTGGGGAAACGAAGAAGTACTGACGTCGGCTTTCCTCAGTGTCAACTGA